The Bremerella alba genome includes the window ATCTTCGCGCCGGCCACGCTCGCGGCACTGGCCGGTTCGCAGCCCATGCCGCCGCCACCGACTTGGCTCTTGGCGTCCATGATCTCTTGATCGGAAACCTGCCGTACGACGCCGTCGCAGTCGTTCAATGCCCTCAGGCACTTATGCAAGTTGACGGGACGGTTGATTTCGATGGCGCTGGCCAAGGTCGAAGCTTTACGCTGTTCCTCGTCCATCTTCTTGTAGTAGTCGCCGATAGTCTCGCGCGGGAAATAGCCGTCGTTCCAGCGAACATCGTGATTGTTGTAAAGCTGATCGAGCGTATCGGCTCCGCTGGCGTTGATGACGGCCAGGCGAGGGATTCGGCTGATGAGGCCCAGATCTTTAAGCTCGACAAAGGCCTTGCCGAAGGCGCTGCTGTTGCCGAGGTTGCCGCCGGGGACAACGATCCAATCGGGTGGTTCCCACTGCAGAGCTTCCAGCACGCGGAACATGACCGACTTCTGACCTTCCAGGCGGAAGGGGTTCACGCTGTTGACCAGATAAATGCCCATGTCCTTGCTGACTTCTTTCACGCGGGCCATCGCGTCGTCGAAGTCGCCGGCGATTTGCAGGGTGAGTGCGCCATAGTCGAGTGCCTGGGAAAGCTTGCCGTACGAGATCTTCCCGGTGCCGATGAAGATGACGGCTTTCATCAAGCGGGTCACGCTGCAGTACATGGCCAGCGAGGCACTCGTGTTGCCGGTCGAAGCACAAGCGGCACGCTTGGCGCCCACCATCCGAGCATGCGTGAATGCGGCGGTCATGCCGTTATCTTTGAAGCTACCGCTGGGGTTCATCCCTTCGTATTGCAGATGCAGTTTGCCGGCATCGAGCCCAACGAACTTGCCGACGTGGTCGGTCTGCTGGAGAAGCGTCTGACCTTCGCCCAGAGTCACGATTTGTTCATCCGTGGCGTATGGGAACAACGAACGGAAACGCCAGACCCCACTAAAGTTGAGCGGATTGGTACGCTTGGCCCAGTTCGCTTCGATGTCTTTCCAGGTTTTAGGGGGGGCGCAGCGATCCCAGTCGTAGGCGATGTCTAAGAGATCGCCGCACTTGGGACAAGCCACGAGAACTTGGGACAAATCGTACGTTTGGCCGCACTCGGGCGAGATGCAGCGTTGAAAGGCAGCAGGGGTCGTGGTCACGCTTTGAATTGCTTGTTGTCAAAGGGTTTGGGGGATCACGGGAGACGCGTCGCCGCGCCGCAGTTTGCCCGAATTGGTGGTGCTCCCTTAAGTTTAGAACACGGTAGCGATTCTACGGGATGAGAGTGTCATTAGAAAAGAACGGTTCGGGGGGAAATAGCCGCAAAGCAACCCTTGGGAGAGCATTTAGTTCGCGACGATAGGTCCAATCGGGGTGATCCTGTGCGTAAATTGGAAGAAAAATAACCGAAAGCCTGCGCAGAATGCCAACTGCTTAGAGTGAAGCGATGATTAACGATCCACGGCAAGGGGACCCGGTGAAGGGTGGTGATGCCTCTGACGGCGCGAGCGTAACTCGGGAGATTAGCTTAAAAAAGGGCGATTCATGCGAGGAATGTAGACACAATGCTTCACAAACGCCGCAACCGACTATCGCCATTGGAAATAGCTTAGACGACCGTAAACAACGTTAGATATAGCATGTCAGACGTACTTCAAGACTGAAATCTTGTGATCCGGGCACGATTCTCTATGAGGCCTTCTTTTGGAGGGTGCGTTTTGCGATTCTTGTGATTGGTCAAGCAGTCTGAGGACAGTACCTAGCCTGGAAATTGCTTGGGATTTGTTTGACCATTTCCTGACAGGATCGGTAAACTGGAAATTCTCCCCATTACTAAGGCAATTTTGGCAATGATGGGTCCCGTATCGCGAGGTATGTCATGGGAAGTACACGCAGTAGCCAAGGGGCTTACTCCAAGAGTGAGGCCCAGCCGTATCTAGAGAAACTGAAGCTATTGCGATCTCGCATGCTCGGCGATACGAACTATCTGGCGGATTCCGCTCTGAAACGGACCCGCAGCGAAGCTGCCGGTGACCTCTCGAAGATGCCGATCCATATGGCCGACATTGGGTCGGACAATTACGAGCAGGAATTCTCTTTGAATCTCCTGGCGGCCGAGCAGGTGACCTTGGCAGAGATTGATTCTGCCCTGGCCAGAATTGAATCAGGCGAGTATGGTGCTTGCGTCGAGTGTGGACAACGCATCAAGAAGTCGCGACTCAATGCCATCCCCTTCACCCACTACTGTATCGACTGTGCCAGCGAGCGAGACCAAGAAAGCCGTGGATAGCCAAGGTGCTGTTCCCGTTAGCCGTTACGTTCTATTCCTGACACTGGCCATCGCAGGGTGCGTGATCGACTTGTGGAGCAAGTCGGCTGTGTTTGCCTGGTTGGGCATGCCAGGACAAAACCGCTTCTACTGGCTTATCGAGCCGTACATTGGCTTTCAAACCTCGCTCAATGAAGGTGCGCTGTTTGGCCTGGGGCAAGGGTATACCTCGGTTTTTGCCATGTTTTCTGTCGTTGCTGCGTTGGGAATTCTGTTCTGGCTATTTGTTGCCAAAGCGGCCCATGATGTGATTCTGACGACAGCACTGGGGCTGATCACCGGTGGTATCTTTGGAAACCTGTACGATCGTCTGGGCATTTGGGGACAGCCGGCAGTGCGCGACTTCATTCTCTTTCGGTACAACGAACAGTATGTTTGGCCGAACTTCAATATCGCCGATGCCTTGTTGGTCTGCGGCGCAATCTTGATGCTCTGGCACTCTGTATTCGTTGCCAATGCATCAGTCAGCGATGATGCGTCGGGTGACGCGTCGTAGCGGCCTAAGCCGGCTCACGGTTGGATCGCTTTCTATTGCGACTAGGTTGTCCGGGCTTCTCTGGCAGCACTTCACTTGAAGCTTGTGCGGATTAAACCGTTGCACAATGCGGATGAACTCGCCTTTGACAGGACTCTAGGGGAGACTAGTTGTCATTAGTGCAGAAGTGGTCATAAACTACTTTTGAAAATCTCCCTTTTATCTGTACTTTTCGGTTGAAACCCCCATGATTTGGGTGTATCTTTGGTTTTTACCGCATGTGGGGTGTAAGTAATAAGATTGGTGAAGTGATTGAATTTGCATTTTGAGCTTGTTCTAGCTTTCGCGGATGTACATTTCTTCACCAGTCTGATCCGTCTCATTTGAGTTGCTTTTAGGAAAGGTAAACTCAGAGCACGTCGCGCCGCGCTAGTTCGTTGGATATCGGGGAAATTTACGACGCATCGCGTAGGCTTCGAGCAAATTTGATCGGAGTAGTGCTTCACAATGCGTCCCAACTAAAGTCGTTCCATCTTTCAAGAGGGCAGTGGAATGAAACTATCGCGAACCGTCGCCTATGCTTTGCAGGCGACCATGCAATTAGCCGTATCAGATTCGGACACGCCAGTTCCTTGCAGTCAAATTGCTTCTAAAGGGGATATGCCGGAGCGATTTTTGCTTCAAGTCCTCCGCAGTTTGGTTAATCACGGGGTGTTACGCAGCACGCGTGGTGTCGATGGGGGGTACATGCTGATTCGATCTCCTGGCGAGATTTCGCTACTCGATGTCATCGAGGCGATTGAGGGCCCGTTGGATTCGAAACTGCCGTTACCTGCCGACCCAGAAGACTACACGCAGCAGAACCTGCAACAAGCGTTGCAGGATGTCACCGCGACAGCCCGTAAGCAGTTGACATCGATCAAGATCGCTCAACTAATCCAGGCCCCCACGCTTGAATCGATTGACGTAGGTACTACCGATGACGAATTGCCGCTCACACCGACCGGCCCAGAATCGCTCAGCGGAGGAGTACCCCAAGCAGCGGCGCGAGTCCATTCGGCTTGAAGCCGTGCATGAGTGGTCGATGGATATTAACGTTCGGTGAAGCCGTTTCGGGGGCTTGTTCCCCACGTAATGCCGTTCTATTCTCATGTCCATGAACAACTCACAAAGCGATCTCGAAAAGCGTTTGGAAACAGCACGTCGTCTGGCTCGTCTGGCCGGGAAAAGCACGTTGGAGCACTTCCAGCGTGCGGATCTTACTTATGAAAAGAAGGAAGATTCCTCCCCGGTCACCGTAGCCGACGAAAATGCCGAAAAGATTATTCGCCAAGGGCTTGCCGAAGAGTTTCCCGACGATGGCATCATCGGTGAAGAGTTCGGCAGCCAGGAAGGCTCGACTGGATTCAACTGGATTGTCGATCCTATCGACGGTACCAAGGCGTTCATCGCCGGCGTGCCTCTTTTTGGAACCATGATTGGTATTGAAAAGGATGGAAAATCCCGCATCGGGGTGGTTTATATTCCTGGGCTGGACGAAATGATCTCGGCTGCCGAAGGTCAGGGGGCCTGGTACGAGCGACCCAATCACGACCCGGTCCGTGCCCAGGTCAACAAGACCGCGAAGCTGGCTGATGGGATCATGGTGACCAGCCAGGTGAGCACATTCAACAAGCGTAACGCCACGCAAAGCTTCCTCGAGCTTGAGGAAAGGTCTTTCGTAACCAGAACTTGGGGCGATTGCTACGGTTATATGCTCGTCGCCACCGGGCGTGCCGTGTGCATGATCGACCCGATGATGAGCATCTGGGATGCAGCGGCCCTGCAGCCCATAATGGAAGAAGCTGGCGGGACATTCACCAGTTGGACCGGCGAATCGACCATCTACAGCGGCGACGGGATTGGGACCAACGGCATGGTGCTCGAGGAAATCCTGGAAGTTTGCCGCAAGTATCCGATGCCGGAATAGCTCGGCTCAATTTTCTCTGCACCTTGCGGGCCAGAACACATCTCGGTAAGATGGTCTGTTTCGTATCAAGCAATGGACGACCGTCTAGGAGTCGCTGGCAATGGCCAACGTGTGTGAAATTTGTGGCAAGGGCCACAGCATGGGCAACAAAGTTACCCTCCGTGGTAAGGCGAAGTACCTGGGCGGTGTTGGTACCAAAATCACTGGCATCACGCGTCGTAAGTTCAAGCCGAACTTGCAGACTGCTAAGGCTGTGATGCCCGATGGCGAACACAAGAAGCTGAAGGTTTGCACACAATGCATCCGCAGCGGTTATGTGAAGAAGGTTGTGCGTCACCGCCCCTTCAAGCTGCCTTCGGAAGAACGCGGTCGCTAATTGGTAGTTCGCACTGCCAACCTGAATGGCAGTGGTTCCCTGCATCTGGTCTCATCGCCCCTGGGCGGAGATGGCTAGGATTAGGGGTTCTTTCGAGAACTAACTCCGGAGAAGTTCGATGTCCTCGCTGACCCGAGAAGAAGTCGAAAAGGTTTCGCTGCTGGCGCGTTTGCGTTTGTCGGAGGAAGAGCTCTCGACCATGACCGAGCAGATGAGTCAGATCGTCAGCTACGTCGAGCTTCTGGAAGAGGTCAATACCGACGATGTCGAGCCGATGGCTCACGCCGTCGAACAGACGAATATCTTCGCTGAAGACGCCGTGCACCAGTCGCTACCACGCGACGCTGCCCTGGCCAACGCCCCGAAGCGGGACGACGAGTGCTTCCGCGTTCCGGCCGTTTTAGGCGACTAGACTACACTGTCTATATTATGACCCTCGATATCGGTGTGCACCACGGTGCTGCGTCTGATCGAATGGGTCACCTTCTTGCTAGTTCTCGCTCCAACTTCTCGGCTTGAATGCCGTTTCGACGACTAGTCAACTGCGGCCAATTCCGCCATCATAGGCATTGAATTTAGTTTCCTTCGCTGAAACTCAATGATCGCCCAAATCGGCTTGTCCGCATCACTGACGGAAAGAAAAGGCAAAACGCACGATGGCTTTGTATGAAGCGTCCGCCACCCAGTTGTTGTCTCAACTTGCATCAGGCGAAGTGACCTCAGTCGAGGTGACCCAGGCCTGTCTTGATCGGATTCGCCAGCATGACCCTGCCGTGGGTGCGTTTCTGAAGGTAATGGACGAAAAGGCGCTGGCCCAAGCTGCCGAGGTCGACCGCAAACGTACCGCAGGTGAAGAGCTGGGCCTGCTCGCTGGCGTTCCGGTCGCCGTCAAAGATCTGCTGTGCACCGAAGGGGAAGTCACTACGTGTGCTTCCAAGATGCTCGAAAACTTCGTTCCGCCGTATAGCAGCACGGTCATCAAGAAGCTGGAAGCTGCGGACGCCGTTATCATCGGTAAGACCAACATGGATGAGTTCGCCATGGGTGGTTCAACCGAGAACTCGGCTCTGGGCAAGACACGCAATCCATGGAACAACGACTTGGTTCCAGGAGGTTCTTCCGGCGGTGCAGCCGCGTGCCTGGCAGCCCAGATGGTGCCCCTTTCGATCGGTACCGACACGGGTGGTTCGATCCGCCAGCCTGCTTCGTTTTGCGGTGTTGTCGGACTGAAGCCCACCTACGGCCGGGTCAGTCGTTTTGGTCTCATCGCTTTTGCCAGCAGCTTGGACCAGGTTGGTCCCATGGCTCGCACGGCGGAAGACACCGCGTTGTTCCTGGAAGCAATGAGTGGTCACGACCCTCAGGATTCGACTTCGGCGAATGTCGCCTGTCCGCTTTTCAGCAAATCGGTCGATCAGCCGCTGGAAGGCCTGCGGATTGGCTTAGTGAAAGAGCACTTCGGCGATGGCCTCGACGGTGAAGTGGAAAAGGCCGTTCGAGAGGCCGTAGCCGTTTACGAAAAGCTGGGCGCGAAGGTCGTCGACATTTCGCTGCCGCATAACAAGTATGGCATCGCGACCTACTACATCATTGCCCCGAGCGAGGCCTCGAGTAACTTGGCTCGCTTCGATGGTGCCCATTACGGCCACCGCTGCGACGAAGCTGCGATGCTTGAAGCGTTGCAAAAGGAAAAGGAAGCTTTCGTCGCTGCCGGCGACGAAGTTGGTCTGAAGCGAATGGACACCCCGCTGATTCGCATGTATCGCCAGAGCCGCGCCGAAGGTTTTGGACCGGAAGTGAAGCGGCGAATCATGCTCGGTACCTATACGCTCAGTGCCGGGTATTACGACGCTTTCTACCTCAAGGCTCTGAAGGTTCGACGTTTGATTCGCGAAGACTACGACAAGGCATTCAAAGCCGTCGACGTGATCGTCGGCCCAACGGCCCCGAACCCTGCGTTCGCCGCCGGCTCGAAGACCAACGATCCGCTGGCCATGTATTTGGAAGACTTGTACACGGTGACCGCCAACCTGGCCGGTATCCCGGCCATTTCGATTCCGTGTGGAATGACCAGCGGAGGCCTTCCGGTCGGCCTGCATATGCAAGCCCCGGCCTTGGAAGAAGACCGCCTGTTACGAGCCGCCTACATGTTCCAAAAAGAAACCGATTGGCACGCCAAGACGCCGAGTTTGTAGAAGACAGTCAAGCTACCAGGGGCTTTTGCGCTCTTGGCTATTTTCGGCCGTCCCTTAGGGACTAAGAACTAAGACTCTCGATGAGGACATTAACTCCTGATCGAAATAGAAGATTGACTGGGTTGGCTTAGCGAACCCGTGAATAGACTGACCAGGAAAAGTCATGAGCGACGATTACGAAATCATTATCGGGCTGGAAGTTCACGTGCAGTTGGCGACGGAGACTAAGCTCTTTTGTCGCTGTAGCACGAAGTTTGGGGCTTCGCCTAATACACAGACGTGTCCCGTTTGCCTGGGGATGCCGGGCTCGTTGCCGGTCATGAATCGCGAGGCGTTTCGACTGGGGCTGAAGACGGCCTGTGCGTTGAATTTGAACGTGCCTCGCTTTACGAAATGGGACCGCAAGAACTATTACTATCCGGATCTGCCCAAGGGATATCAGATCAGTCAGTTTGATCTTCCGATGTCAGAAGACGGCTATCTATGGATTAGTGATCCTAAGGAACAATTCGAGGCCAAGAAGGTCGGGATTACCCGTGCTCACTTGGAAGAAGATGCCGGCAAATCGATGCACGATGAAGCCGCCGGTAAGGCCGATACGCGGATCGACTTAAACCGTACCGGGACGCCGTTGTTGGAAATCGTGAGCGAGCCGGACATGCGTTCGCCGTTGGAAGCGAAGGCCTACCTCGATGAACTGAAGTTGATTCTGACGTACCTGGGCGTTTCCGACTGTAACATGCAGGAGGGAAGTCTTCGCGTCGATGCCAACGTCAATCTGCACATCAAGTCGGATAGCCCCAAGAAGATCGCGACGCCAATTGTCGAGATCAAAAACATGAACAGCTTCCGCGCTGTCGAGCGGGCAATCGCCTACGAGATCACTCGACAGTACGACCAGTGGCAAGAAACCGGCATGACGATCGACCTGGCTCCCAAGACAACGCGTGGTTGGGACGACCAAGCCCAGGTCACGCGTCCTCAGCGGGAAAAGGAAGATTCGAGCGACTATCGCTACTTCCCCGATCCGGACCTCGCCCCGGTAATTACCACGGCAGAAGAAGTCGAAACGGTCCAGCAGTCGCTATGCGAGCTTCCGATGGCGATTCGCGAGCGACTGCACAGTGGCTACGGCATTCCGGCCTACGATGCCGATGTGATCGTGAATCAGGGCATCGCCGCCGTGAAGTACTACGAGGCGCTGGCCCTCAAGACAGGCGACGCGAAGATGTCCAGCAACTGGATCCAGCAAGATGTGCTGCGGTTGCTAAAGGAACGCGATCTGGAGTTCGACCAGTTTCCGATCTCGGTCGAACGGCTGGCAGGCCTGCTCAAAGCGATCATGAATAAAGAGATCGATACGACTCGGGCCAAAGATGTTTTCACCCAGATGCTCGACAGCGACAAAGACGCGCCGTCGATCATGAAGGAAATGGGGATTGAAAAGGTCGACGATTCGGAACTCGACAACCTCGTCAAGGAAATCCTGGAAGCCAATCCCAAGGCGGTCGAAGACCTGAAAAACGGCGTGCAAAAAGCGGTCGGAGCGCTCATCGGTCAGGCCAAAAAGAAGAACCCTAACATCGACCCCGGCACCTTCCGTGCGAAGTGCATGGAGTTGGTAAAGGATATGTAATGACCGGCCACGCTGGCATTCAGATTCGCTCGAGTGTCAGCCACTGGTGAGGTGCAAACGCAGAATAATAGCCTACCAAAAGTAGCTTCCAACCTTTCAGGCTACCGCTCACTTCCAGGTCAATAATGTCCCCTGGTTGGGCTTCCACATAGACTGGCGTGCTTTTCGCCCAGTCGATACTCGCGACAACGATCAGTTCGCCGGGAGTCACGGGAATTGAGATCGTTTGATCTGTGCGAATTCGATCGCGTGGGGAGCCATCAACCGATATTTGATAGGCCCTTAGCCAGTCCTGATATTGCCAGTGACGCGTGACGCGAAGGGTCGCTTCGCCCGTAGTGGTCGGAGTATTTCCGGGGGCGATTCTTGGCGATTCGTATGGATTGATATCCGGCATGACAAACTGCGGGATAGATGGAACGAAGTGGGAGTATCCAGTCTGGATCGTTATAATGCTGGAAGCGTTCTCAATGCAACTTTTTGCCATCATTCAATTTCTGTTTACTGTCATATGTTTACCCCCGGCGGAATCATCGCGCTTACGACCGACTTTCAGGCCGATTCGTTTTACATCGCTGAAATGAAAGTCGCGGCCCATCGGGTCGCTCGGGATGCGATGATTGTCGACGTCACGCATGCCATCGCACCACAAGATGTCAAGCAAGCGAGTTGGACCCTTTTGCGGGCGATCGAAGCGTTTCCTGAGGGGACTGTCCACGTGGTGGTTGTTGATCCAGGCGTCGGGACCAACCGGAAGATTCTCGCGGCGATGATCCACGGACAGGTCATCATCGGACCAGATAATGGGTTGTTCGATGTCGTCGCATCACGCTATCCGGTGACAGCCGTCGTTGAACTGAACAACGAAGTCTATTTCGGACCGCGTCGTTCCTGCACGTTCCATGGACGAGACATCATGGCCCCGGTCGCGGGGCATCTGGTTCGGGGAATTCCTTTGGTAAGTCTTGGCGATGCTATTCACAGGCCGTTGGTCACTCCTCAGGCGAAGGCCAATAGTTTCGCCGAGGGGACTGAGAACGAGATACATGGTCAGTTCGTTTACGCCGATTCGTTTGGGAATTGTGTTACGAATATCTTTGAAGACGACATCCCCGATGATTGGGATCGTTCGCAGCTACGAGTCGAGTCAGGGTTGTTTTCTGTTAACGGCATTGCCTCCACCTATGGCGAGCGTGAGCCTGGGGCTTCGGTGGCCTTGCTGGGCTCTTCCGGGCAATTAGAGTGGGCAGTTGTGCAGGGAAGTGCCGCCCAGAAGTATGGGTTCAATGTGGGGACGGCCGTTAAGATCGTGCGTGAAAGCCACTGATCGGGTGGTTTGCTGCCCTTAGAAACCGCAAGATGGTTGGCGGAATCGGCTAAGATAGCTAGAATCGCTCGCAAGATTCCTTCTCTTCCCTGCATCAGGAATAGGTCAACGTGCCGAGTCGTATTTTCGGAAAAGTCGTATCCATCTCGGAAACGGGAGACGCCATTACCGACTTGGCTCATGGGCAGTTGGCGGATATCCCTCAAAGCGATCAGACCTCGATCGAGTGTGGCGGACACACGACATTGGGTATCTTTCCGCTGGATCACGATCAGCCTGAGATGACTTATGTAGCGGTTCTCGGCAGTAGTGGTTGCCTGGAACTTTCTCTGATTGGTGACAGTGCAGCGAAGTTTCTAGGACTGAAAGTCAACGACGAAGTCACAATTAAGTGGTAGTTAAGCCAAGCAGGCAAGTGCGTCCCTTCTCAAGCGGCCAAGAGTTTCTCGTATGACGCACAACCGTTTCGAGTCGCCTGAGTCACAAGACGGGTCGGAATCTTCTTCCGCCAGCGATTTATCTGGTACTGACCATCAACCCCGGAAATTCGGATTCTGGGCAGCTTATTTCCTGGTCGTGGCCAGCATGGTGGGGGCAGGAATTCTGACTTCTTCTGGGTTCACACTTCATGACACTGCCAATCCGGCTGCATTGATGGTGATCTGGACTCTTGGTGGGATTCTTGCTTTGTGCGGAACTGTAACGATCGCCGAACTGGCCACCATGCTTCCCAAAGCAGGCAGCGATTATCTTTTCGCTCGCGAAGCATTCGGGCGCGAAGCGGGAATTGTCGTTGGCTGGGCGACATTCGTATTAGGCTTTGCCGCACCTACGGCTGTCGTGGCACGTCTATCGGCCAATTATCTTTCGATTCCCATGACCGAGCGT containing:
- the thrC gene encoding threonine synthase, producing the protein MTTTPAAFQRCISPECGQTYDLSQVLVACPKCGDLLDIAYDWDRCAPPKTWKDIEANWAKRTNPLNFSGVWRFRSLFPYATDEQIVTLGEGQTLLQQTDHVGKFVGLDAGKLHLQYEGMNPSGSFKDNGMTAAFTHARMVGAKRAACASTGNTSASLAMYCSVTRLMKAVIFIGTGKISYGKLSQALDYGALTLQIAGDFDDAMARVKEVSKDMGIYLVNSVNPFRLEGQKSVMFRVLEALQWEPPDWIVVPGGNLGNSSAFGKAFVELKDLGLISRIPRLAVINASGADTLDQLYNNHDVRWNDGYFPRETIGDYYKKMDEEQRKASTLASAIEINRPVNLHKCLRALNDCDGVVRQVSDQEIMDAKSQVGGGGMGCEPASAASVAGAKILREQGIIAPSDRVVCILTGHLLKDPNATVAYHTTDQETFNDVLGSRGVKRATFANRAVAVKNDMDDIVQAIQLYG
- a CDS encoding TraR/DksA family transcriptional regulator, yielding MGSTRSSQGAYSKSEAQPYLEKLKLLRSRMLGDTNYLADSALKRTRSEAAGDLSKMPIHMADIGSDNYEQEFSLNLLAAEQVTLAEIDSALARIESGEYGACVECGQRIKKSRLNAIPFTHYCIDCASERDQESRG
- a CDS encoding signal peptidase II, producing the protein MDSQGAVPVSRYVLFLTLAIAGCVIDLWSKSAVFAWLGMPGQNRFYWLIEPYIGFQTSLNEGALFGLGQGYTSVFAMFSVVAALGILFWLFVAKAAHDVILTTALGLITGGIFGNLYDRLGIWGQPAVRDFILFRYNEQYVWPNFNIADALLVCGAILMLWHSVFVANASVSDDASGDAS
- a CDS encoding RrF2 family transcriptional regulator codes for the protein MKLSRTVAYALQATMQLAVSDSDTPVPCSQIASKGDMPERFLLQVLRSLVNHGVLRSTRGVDGGYMLIRSPGEISLLDVIEAIEGPLDSKLPLPADPEDYTQQNLQQALQDVTATARKQLTSIKIAQLIQAPTLESIDVGTTDDELPLTPTGPESLSGGVPQAAARVHSA
- the hisN gene encoding histidinol-phosphatase is translated as MSMNNSQSDLEKRLETARRLARLAGKSTLEHFQRADLTYEKKEDSSPVTVADENAEKIIRQGLAEEFPDDGIIGEEFGSQEGSTGFNWIVDPIDGTKAFIAGVPLFGTMIGIEKDGKSRIGVVYIPGLDEMISAAEGQGAWYERPNHDPVRAQVNKTAKLADGIMVTSQVSTFNKRNATQSFLELEERSFVTRTWGDCYGYMLVATGRAVCMIDPMMSIWDAAALQPIMEEAGGTFTSWTGESTIYSGDGIGTNGMVLEEILEVCRKYPMPE
- the rpmB gene encoding 50S ribosomal protein L28 encodes the protein MANVCEICGKGHSMGNKVTLRGKAKYLGGVGTKITGITRRKFKPNLQTAKAVMPDGEHKKLKVCTQCIRSGYVKKVVRHRPFKLPSEERGR
- the gatC gene encoding Asp-tRNA(Asn)/Glu-tRNA(Gln) amidotransferase subunit GatC; translated protein: MSSLTREEVEKVSLLARLRLSEEELSTMTEQMSQIVSYVELLEEVNTDDVEPMAHAVEQTNIFAEDAVHQSLPRDAALANAPKRDDECFRVPAVLGD
- the gatA gene encoding Asp-tRNA(Asn)/Glu-tRNA(Gln) amidotransferase subunit GatA, with the translated sequence MALYEASATQLLSQLASGEVTSVEVTQACLDRIRQHDPAVGAFLKVMDEKALAQAAEVDRKRTAGEELGLLAGVPVAVKDLLCTEGEVTTCASKMLENFVPPYSSTVIKKLEAADAVIIGKTNMDEFAMGGSTENSALGKTRNPWNNDLVPGGSSGGAAACLAAQMVPLSIGTDTGGSIRQPASFCGVVGLKPTYGRVSRFGLIAFASSLDQVGPMARTAEDTALFLEAMSGHDPQDSTSANVACPLFSKSVDQPLEGLRIGLVKEHFGDGLDGEVEKAVREAVAVYEKLGAKVVDISLPHNKYGIATYYIIAPSEASSNLARFDGAHYGHRCDEAAMLEALQKEKEAFVAAGDEVGLKRMDTPLIRMYRQSRAEGFGPEVKRRIMLGTYTLSAGYYDAFYLKALKVRRLIREDYDKAFKAVDVIVGPTAPNPAFAAGSKTNDPLAMYLEDLYTVTANLAGIPAISIPCGMTSGGLPVGLHMQAPALEEDRLLRAAYMFQKETDWHAKTPSL
- the gatB gene encoding Asp-tRNA(Asn)/Glu-tRNA(Gln) amidotransferase subunit GatB codes for the protein MSDDYEIIIGLEVHVQLATETKLFCRCSTKFGASPNTQTCPVCLGMPGSLPVMNREAFRLGLKTACALNLNVPRFTKWDRKNYYYPDLPKGYQISQFDLPMSEDGYLWISDPKEQFEAKKVGITRAHLEEDAGKSMHDEAAGKADTRIDLNRTGTPLLEIVSEPDMRSPLEAKAYLDELKLILTYLGVSDCNMQEGSLRVDANVNLHIKSDSPKKIATPIVEIKNMNSFRAVERAIAYEITRQYDQWQETGMTIDLAPKTTRGWDDQAQVTRPQREKEDSSDYRYFPDPDLAPVITTAEEVETVQQSLCELPMAIRERLHSGYGIPAYDADVIVNQGIAAVKYYEALALKTGDAKMSSNWIQQDVLRLLKERDLEFDQFPISVERLAGLLKAIMNKEIDTTRAKDVFTQMLDSDKDAPSIMKEMGIEKVDDSELDNLVKEILEANPKAVEDLKNGVQKAVGALIGQAKKKNPNIDPGTFRAKCMELVKDM
- a CDS encoding SAM hydrolase/SAM-dependent halogenase family protein translates to MFTPGGIIALTTDFQADSFYIAEMKVAAHRVARDAMIVDVTHAIAPQDVKQASWTLLRAIEAFPEGTVHVVVVDPGVGTNRKILAAMIHGQVIIGPDNGLFDVVASRYPVTAVVELNNEVYFGPRRSCTFHGRDIMAPVAGHLVRGIPLVSLGDAIHRPLVTPQAKANSFAEGTENEIHGQFVYADSFGNCVTNIFEDDIPDDWDRSQLRVESGLFSVNGIASTYGEREPGASVALLGSSGQLEWAVVQGSAAQKYGFNVGTAVKIVRESH
- a CDS encoding SAM hydroxide adenosyltransferase, whose amino-acid sequence is MPSRIFGKVVSISETGDAITDLAHGQLADIPQSDQTSIECGGHTTLGIFPLDHDQPEMTYVAVLGSSGCLELSLIGDSAAKFLGLKVNDEVTIKW